Genomic DNA from Paracoccus aminophilus JCM 7686:
TGGCCCGCTCAGTCCGGTCAGCATTTTGACTCTCATCATGCCCTCCAATGAAAATGGCGGGGCCCGAACCCCGCCAGATTGACTTATGCCGCCGTGATCAGGTGCTTGACCGCAGCGGTGTCGCCGAGCTCGCCATCAAACCGGATCAGACCAGCCATGCCGAGATCGGGCCAGAAGCGCTCGCGCAGAACGCCGATCACCGGCTGCCCGACCTTGCGCACGAAATACTTGCCGAAATCGCCGAAGATCATCGGCTTCGACGCAGCCTCCAGCCCGGCCATCGCCTGGTTGATGCTGTAACGGTAGCCGAGCAAAGTACCGGGGATGCCGTTCTGGATATCGCCACTGCTCCAGATGTAGCGCCCCTCGCCATCCTTCAGCTTGCGGATCGCCGCCAGCGTCAGGTCGTTGAACATGAAACGCACCTTCGGCGACTGGCGATAAGCCGGATTGACCGAATGGATGAGGTCGATGATTTCATCCACCGTGATGGCGGCTGCCGCGGCGGCCGTCTTGCCGAGGGACGAGGCGGTGACGATGCCGTTCGGATCGCCCACCCCGTCGCCGACAGTGAGCTCGCGGTTGGCAATGCGGCCGAGGCGCTCACCGAGCAGCTCGCCCAAAAGGCTCTCGAAATTGAAGATGCTGTCCTGTCCCAGCTCCATGGACCAGCGCACGAATTCGGTATCATAGACATAGGCGTCCAGCGACTTCTGCCCGAAGGTGACATCCTTGCCGCCGTCATCGGTCAGGGCCGCGCCTTCGGTGTGCTTTTCGGCTGTTACCGCCGTATCGTCCACCGTCGGGATCTTCACGGGATTGCCCGAGGCCGTGACCATCGTGGTGGTGATATCCTCGTCATACATCGGCCCCCATGCCGCCATCGATTTGATGATCTGGTTTGCCAGCTCGGTCGGAACGGTAAAACCACCCGCAGTGGTCGTGCCGGTGTTTTGCGCGCGCATTTCCTGGGCGCCCGCCTTCAGAACCGCGCGCTCTTCCGCATTGAGTTCGCCCAGATCGGCACCATGGGTGACGAACTTGTGGAAGACCTCGCGGTATTCCAGCTTGTCGCCACCGTCCTGACCTCGGCCTTCACCACCGGAAATCGGACGCTGGCGCGAGCGCTGTTCGTCTTCAGCATCCGCCGCGCGCTTTTCCGCATCGACCATACGCTGCTCGCGCTGGATCTGGCCTTCGACCTTGTCGAAGTCGGCCATGATCGTGTCGTGGCGCTGATCCAGTTCAGCGGCACGGCTCTCATCGGTGTTCTTGGTGATTTCATCCAGCGCGGCGCGGGCGTCGGTCACAAGCTTATTGCGCTTTTCGATCAGGTCTTTGAGGGCCATCTTGGCTTCCTTCTATGTGAGAACGCACAAAATCCGCCTGAAGCGGGTCAAAGGCAGGTACGCGCTGCCGACTCCGGAAAGACCGGGTGATTTCAGAGGATGCCGCGGAAACGCGCCTCGGCATTGGCGCGCCGCGCCGAAACTCGGCGCTCGGCGGCGGTGAAGTTCTGGGCCCGACGCTCTTTGCGGGCCGCGTCCAGCGAACGCATAGCGATCGAGGTGCCGTCATAGGCGGGCTCGGAGACGATGCTGACCTCGCGCAGCTCGACCTCATGGATCGTGCGCTTGGGCGTCTCGCCGGTTTCATCCCACTCTTCGCGCGTCACGCGGAAGCCGAAGGACATGCCGCGGATGTCGCCGCGTTCGATCAGGGTGCGCACGTCGCGACCGTCCGACGTGTCGGGCAGATCGATCTCGACCGCGAGGCCTTTGGCATCTTCGCTCAGGCGCAGCGTTCCGCTGGTCGAGCGGCCGAGAATGCGGCCACGGTCATGGTCAAAATAGGCCAGAACATCCGCCACCTGAAGCGTCTTGGTGAAGGCTCCGCGCGCCAGAACCTCGTCGAAATACCCGCCAATGCTGGTCACCTCGCCGAAGACGGCAGCGTAGCCGCCGACCGTCATCTTGCCGTCGGCATCCGCGCGGCGCTCGACCGGCAGGATGACGGAGCGCTTTTCGTCGTCAGGTTTTGTCGGCATCGACCTCTCCATCATCGGCTTGGGATTCGCTCGGCGCTTCTGGCGGCGGCACGCCAGCGCCATTGGCGGCACTCCCTAAAACCACGGTTGCGCCCTGCACCAACAATTCGTCAGCCGCCGGATTGCTGTGGCGGGGCCGGTTTTCCAGCTCGCGCGCTTCGTTCGGGGTCAGCTGACCGGTCTGGATGCCGCGGGCAATGCCCTCGATCCGGGTTTTGAAATCGCCGCGCATCAGGCCGGCGAGATTATGCTCGACATAGCGACCGCCAACCTCGTGCCTCGACTTGCGCCCGAACAGCTTCAGATTGGCCTCGCCCTCGAAGGCCTTCACCCATTGGCTCAGCAAGTGTTTGATCAGGCTGAGGTCTTGCTGTTCGACATTTGCGCGGATGCCGTGGCTGAGATCATGCAAGAATACCGGCGGCAATTGCCACACTCGCGAGAACTCCTGGATCTGGAACAGGCGCGCCTCGGTCATCTGGCCTTTGGCCGGATCGAAACCGACCTGCTTCAGCTCATGGCCGGGCGGGATCGGGAACACGGGCTTTTGCGAGGACTTCGCCGCGTCAATGGCGCGCGTCATGTCGGCCATGGCCCGCTTGAGCCCATCAGCGCCCTGCGGCAACGGCCCCGACAGAGCCAAAGGCGGCACCCCGCCACCGGCGAAGAAATTGCTACCGTAATCGCCCATGGCCAACGCGAGCTGGATTGCCTTGCGTGCCTTGTTGATCGGGCCGTCATGGCCGATCA
This window encodes:
- a CDS encoding phage major capsid protein translates to MALKDLIEKRNKLVTDARAALDEITKNTDESRAAELDQRHDTIMADFDKVEGQIQREQRMVDAEKRAADAEDEQRSRQRPISGGEGRGQDGGDKLEYREVFHKFVTHGADLGELNAEERAVLKAGAQEMRAQNTGTTTAGGFTVPTELANQIIKSMAAWGPMYDEDITTTMVTASGNPVKIPTVDDTAVTAEKHTEGAALTDDGGKDVTFGQKSLDAYVYDTEFVRWSMELGQDSIFNFESLLGELLGERLGRIANRELTVGDGVGDPNGIVTASSLGKTAAAAAAITVDEIIDLIHSVNPAYRQSPKVRFMFNDLTLAAIRKLKDGEGRYIWSSGDIQNGIPGTLLGYRYSINQAMAGLEAASKPMIFGDFGKYFVRKVGQPVIGVLRERFWPDLGMAGLIRFDGELGDTAAVKHLITAA
- a CDS encoding HK97 family phage prohead protease encodes the protein MPTKPDDEKRSVILPVERRADADGKMTVGGYAAVFGEVTSIGGYFDEVLARGAFTKTLQVADVLAYFDHDRGRILGRSTSGTLRLSEDAKGLAVEIDLPDTSDGRDVRTLIERGDIRGMSFGFRVTREEWDETGETPKRTIHEVELREVSIVSEPAYDGTSIAMRSLDAARKERRAQNFTAAERRVSARRANAEARFRGIL
- a CDS encoding phage portal protein gives rise to the protein MALSSDNILSFFGIEKVALPHVTISNALTVPAVFCAVAFLSRTLAAIPLHAFRRTAEGAERLSGDTALTISEFPNEEMDGFKMRQYFWQQVFTGGRGLAWIERKGDEVVGIWPMDPRKVSVKRVNMRLVYTFDGKRYPAADVIDVPFMLKEDMIGHDGPINKARKAIQLALAMGDYGSNFFAGGGVPPLALSGPLPQGADGLKRAMADMTRAIDAAKSSQKPVFPIPPGHELKQVGFDPAKGQMTEARLFQIQEFSRVWQLPPVFLHDLSHGIRANVEQQDLSLIKHLLSQWVKAFEGEANLKLFGRKSRHEVGGRYVEHNLAGLMRGDFKTRIEGIARGIQTGQLTPNEARELENRPRHSNPAADELLVQGATVVLGSAANGAGVPPPEAPSESQADDGEVDADKT